GCGGCGCGATATTCGAGACGACGGAGATGCAGCCATGGGCGCCGGCGGCCATACAGGAAAGCGCCGTGAGATCGTCGCCGGAAAGCTGGATGAATTCCGGCCCCATCGCCTCGCGCTGCAGGGAGATGCGGCCAATATTGCCGGTCGCGTCCTTCACGCCGACAATGTTCTTGAGCTCGGAGAGGCGCTTCATCGTGTCGACGCTCATATCGATCACGGAGCGCGGGGGAATGTTGTAGATGACGATCGGAATGGAGACCGCGTCGTTGATCGCCTTGAAATGCAGATAAAGCCCTTCCTGATTGGGCTTGTTGTAATAGGGCGTGACGATCAGCAGCCCGTCGGCCCCGGCGCGCTCGGCATGGCCTGCAATGGCGATCGCCTCGCGCGTATTGTTGGAGCCGGCGCCTGCGATGACCGGCACGCGGCCCTTGGCGGCGCGGACGGTCTCGGTGATGACGCGGCCATGCTCCTCATGGGAGAGCGTCGGGCTTTCACCCGTCGTGCCGACCGGCACCAGCCCATGCGCGCCCTGCTCGATCTGCCAGTCGATCAGCGCGCGAAGCGCCTCGAAATCGACCTCTCCATTGGCGAAAGGCGTGACCAGTGCGGTGATCGACCCGTGAAAAATCGGCTTTGTGCTCATAGAATCAGGAACTTCCCCGCGCCTCACAGCCGCCGTATTCGCGCCCGTATCATGGAAGCGTCTTTCATAGCCGCTGGGCGCTTGCGAGAAAAGCCCCACCTAAGCGCCTTGGAGCTTGTATCCACCTGTCCGGCCGCGGCGGCGCCTTTGGTTGACGATTCGTAAACGAATAGAGAGCAGCCTCTGCGCAACGACGGGACAAGAAACCGATGATGTTGCCGAAACGCGTTTCCATCCGCCTCAACCTGCTGGCGACGGCCACGGCTCTGGCGCTCGTCATCCCGGCCTTTACCGGCTTTGGCACGGTGGGCGACGGCGAGGCCAGACGCGATCACGTCGCGCGCTGGGTTCCGCACATGCCCTTCAGCCTCGGCGCATGGCGCACGCGCGTCGGCAATCTCGAAGAGGCGGTGCGCGGATTTGTCACTGGCGAGCCGCCCCATACGGAAGCGGCGCATCCGGTTCAGGCGTCCCTTTTCGCGCCGGAGGACGGCGCGACCCCGCTCGCCAATTACGCGCCCCCGGAAGGCTGGCTGCGCGGAACGACGAGCGCCGCGCCCGACGCCGTCAAGCTCTTGGGCGACGATTCCGAAGCCTTCTATCTGGCGCTGACGGCGTACAAGAATGCGGACTTTGCGGCCGGCGACGCCGCCTCAGCCAATCTCCATGCGGGCCTCTCCGACGCCGCGGCGCATTGGGCGGGCTTGAAGCTTCATCCCCGTGAAGCCGGCTTCAAGCGGCTGTCCGCCTTTCTCGAACAGCATCCGGACTGGCCGGCCGCCGAGTGGCTGCGCAAGCGCGCGGAGGAATCCCTTGTCGGCGAGCGCCAGCCCGACAAGGTCGTGCAGGCCTGGTTCGAGGATGCGCCGCCGGCGACGCCTTACGGAAAATATGCGCTGGCGAAGGCCCTGGCGCGCGAAGGCGATTTCGACACGGCGGCCTTTTACGCGCGGGATGCGTGGCGCGAGGACGATCTTCCGCAGAGCTTCGAGAACCAGTTCCTCAAGGAGCTGGGAGAGCTGCTCACGGTCCAGGACCACAAATACCGCGCCGACCGCATGTTTTACGCCGGCAAGAACGGCCCGGCGCTGCGCGCGGCGGAGCTCGCCGGCAAGGACGTCGTTCTGCTCGCCCGCGCGCGCCTCGGCGGCGACAAGCCCGCCGCAGCCCTCCCGCCGGCTTTGCAGAACGACCCGACTCTCTTGTTCTCCCGCGTCCGCGCGCTGAACAGCGCCAAGAAGTTCGCCGAGGCCGGCGCGCTTCTGCGCAAGGCGCCGACCGATCCCGCAAAGGCCGTCGACGGCGACGCCTGGTGGATGGAGCGCCGCCAGACTTCCCGCAAGCTTCTCGATATTGGCGACGCCGATACGGCCTATGTCGTCGCCTCTCAGCACGCCGCGCGTTCGACCAGCAACAAGGTCGAGGCCGAATTTCAGGCGGGCTGGATCGCCCTGCGCTTCCTCGACGATCCCGCGCGCGCCGCGCGTCACTTTGCGAAACTCGATCAGGTCGCCGAGACGCCGCTGCAAAAATCCCGCGCGCTATACTGGCGCGGCCGGGCGGCGGAGGCCCTCGACGCGCCGGAAGACGATATCCGCGCGCGCGACTTCTATCGTCGGGCCGCCGCTCATTCGACGACCTTCTACGGCCAGCTCGCCAGCGCCAAGCTCGGCGCCGAGGACCGTCCCCTGCGACCCGCGCCCGCGACGGCGAAAGCCGAGGAGCGCCATGAGGCGGTGCGGGTCGTGGAGCTGCTGCTCGCGACGGGCGACAAGGAAGTGGCCGCGCCGCTCGCCCTCGACGCCGCCAAGAATATGACGGAGGCGAAGCAGGTTGCGGCGCTGGGCCAAGTGATTGCGAGTCAGCGCGACGCCAAGCTCTCTCTTGTCTTCGGCAAGAGCGCCTCCTATCGCGGCGTGCCGCTGGACGACGTGGCCTTCCCCTCCTACGGCATTCCGGATTTCGAGGCGCTGCCGAACTCCGCGTCGCGCTCGGTCGTCTACGCCATTGCGCGGCAGGAAAGCGCCTTCGATCCCAAAGCCGTTTCTTCGGCCGGCGCCATGGGGCTGATGCAGATGATCGCCTCGACCGCGCGCCACACCGCCTATCAGCACGGCGTCGCCTTTGATCTGTCGCGCATGCTCAGCGAGCCCTCCTTCAACGCGAAGCTGGGGGCGGCGCATCTCGGCATTCTGCTCGGCGAATATCGGGGCGCCTATCTCCTCACCTTCGCGGCCTATAACGCCGGCGGCGGCCGCGTGAAACAATGGATGGACGCCTATGGCGATCCACGCAAGGCCAGTGTCGATCCGATCGACTGGGTCGAGCGCATTCCCATCGCCGAGACGCGCAACTATGTGCAGCGCGTGATGGAGAATTTCGTCGTTTATCGCGCGAAGTTCGGCGACACGGAGACGCGCGCGCCGCAGGTCGAAATGGCGCATGCGGGGTTGTGACGAGGGAAAGGGCTGAAGCGCGTTTCCCTCACATGTCGCTATAGCTCCAAGGCGGCCTCGTCCTTCGAGACGCGAGCTTCGCTCGCTCCTCAGGATGAGGCCTAAGTATTTGACGCAGAAGAAAAAGCCCCTCATGCTGAGGAGCCCGCGAAGCGGGCGTCTCGAAGCACGAGGGGCGTCAGCGCCACTTTGTA
The nucleotide sequence above comes from Methylocystis parvus OBBP. Encoded proteins:
- the dapA gene encoding 4-hydroxy-tetrahydrodipicolinate synthase gives rise to the protein MSTKPIFHGSITALVTPFANGEVDFEALRALIDWQIEQGAHGLVPVGTTGESPTLSHEEHGRVITETVRAAKGRVPVIAGAGSNNTREAIAIAGHAERAGADGLLIVTPYYNKPNQEGLYLHFKAINDAVSIPIVIYNIPPRSVIDMSVDTMKRLSELKNIVGVKDATGNIGRISLQREAMGPEFIQLSGDDLTALSCMAAGAHGCISVVSNIAPRLCADLQNACLSGDYARALEIQDKLVPLHVATFLEAGVTGAKYGLSLLGKVREEVRLPLVPSTQPTKDRIRAAMIHAGVLPA
- a CDS encoding lytic transglycosylase domain-containing protein; its protein translation is MMLPKRVSIRLNLLATATALALVIPAFTGFGTVGDGEARRDHVARWVPHMPFSLGAWRTRVGNLEEAVRGFVTGEPPHTEAAHPVQASLFAPEDGATPLANYAPPEGWLRGTTSAAPDAVKLLGDDSEAFYLALTAYKNADFAAGDAASANLHAGLSDAAAHWAGLKLHPREAGFKRLSAFLEQHPDWPAAEWLRKRAEESLVGERQPDKVVQAWFEDAPPATPYGKYALAKALAREGDFDTAAFYARDAWREDDLPQSFENQFLKELGELLTVQDHKYRADRMFYAGKNGPALRAAELAGKDVVLLARARLGGDKPAAALPPALQNDPTLLFSRVRALNSAKKFAEAGALLRKAPTDPAKAVDGDAWWMERRQTSRKLLDIGDADTAYVVASQHAARSTSNKVEAEFQAGWIALRFLDDPARAARHFAKLDQVAETPLQKSRALYWRGRAAEALDAPEDDIRARDFYRRAAAHSTTFYGQLASAKLGAEDRPLRPAPATAKAEERHEAVRVVELLLATGDKEVAAPLALDAAKNMTEAKQVAALGQVIASQRDAKLSLVFGKSASYRGVPLDDVAFPSYGIPDFEALPNSASRSVVYAIARQESAFDPKAVSSAGAMGLMQMIASTARHTAYQHGVAFDLSRMLSEPSFNAKLGAAHLGILLGEYRGAYLLTFAAYNAGGGRVKQWMDAYGDPRKASVDPIDWVERIPIAETRNYVQRVMENFVVYRAKFGDTETRAPQVEMAHAGL